One genomic segment of Hydra vulgaris chromosome 14, alternate assembly HydraT2T_AEP includes these proteins:
- the LOC136091076 gene encoding uncharacterized protein LOC136091076: MNILNKHHHLIDKNNNNKVTSSNIEIANVFNNHFGSVFTDDNCYFPKIATYVNDPTSIDTVHFSVESVYKTLLGINPSTSFGPDGPPNAILKKLVLGFPLSYIFEASFTSNALPNQWRKAFVSPIFKNGATLDPNNYRPISLTCTCCRIMEKIINSHIIEYLNKYNIISPSQHGFLNKRSTYVFVNEKEGELSHFNVEFNENNSKFSDLDLNDTSNEMILDKLKNLNQNKACGPDNMHPFLLKNYAEVFAISLTLIIRASLTNSQFPVQFKSVNVTPLFKKDDKTLPCNYRPVSLTSVPCKIMENIIRAKMENLQHSSAKETVVQGEIISDWVKIFSGVPLGLSYINLQNDPDIVYKWSWLLLFNISKCVVMHYGRNNKNYLYNLNSIQLTESDTERDFGVLFNTNLKWKNLVTNASNIANQVLGCIKKSFVYFNYKLLCFLCNSFIRPSLEFAVSAWSPSLISDCEYIERTHHKPTKLVSSIRNLSYIKRLEELNMTTPIERRQRGDLIQLFNIVNNIDKLEKGIRFKIVYNHTRGHCFKISKEMTKHKHRENFFFNRVANLWNSLPEKVVKSLLVNSFKTAIDC; the protein is encoded by the exons atgaatatccTTAATAAGCACCACCATCTAATagacaaaaataacaataacaaggTCACTTCCAGTAATATAGAAATTGCTAACGTGTTTAATAATCATTTTGGAAGTGTTTTTACGGACGATAATTGCTATTTTCCTAAAATTGCCACTTATGTTAATGATCCGACAAGTATTGATACGGTTCATTTTTCCGTGGAGTCAGTGTATAAAACCCTTTTGGGAATTAATCCAAGTACCTCGTTCGGTCCTGATGGTCCACCTAATGCAATTCTTAAAAAGTTAGTTTTGGGTTTTCCTCTTTCATATATTTTTGAGGCTAGTTTTACATCAAACGCTTTACCTAATCAATGGCGCAAAGCTTTCGTCTccccaatttttaaaaacggaGCTACATTGGATCCTAACAACTATAGACCCATCTCTTTAACTTGTACTTGTTGTCGAATCatggaaaaaattatcaactcacatattattgaatatttaaataaatataacataatatctCCTAGTCAGCACGGTTTCCTCAATAAACGTTCTACAT ATGTTTTCGTAAATGAAAAAGAAGGGGAACTTTCACATTTCaatgttgaatttaatgaaaataactCAAAGTTTTCTGATCTAGATTTAAATGATACCAGCAACGAAATGatattagataaattaaaaaaccttaatcAAAATAAAGCATGTGGTCCTGATAATATGCATCCATTTCTGCTCAAAAACTATGCTGAAGTATTTGCTATTTCTCTAACATTAATTATTAGGGCATCTTTAACTAATAGTCAGTTTCCAGTTCAATTTAAATCAGTGAACGTAACGCCACTATtcaaaaaagatgataaaactCTTCCCTGCAATTATCGTCCAGTTTCATTGACTTCTGTTCCATGTAAAATTATGGAAAATATAATTAGAGCTAAAATGGAAAA CCTTCAACACAGTTCCGCAAAAGAGACTGTTGTTCAAGGTGAAATTATTTCTGACTGGGTTAAGATTTTTAGTGGTGTACCCCTAGGTTTG AGCTATATTAATCTTCAAAATGATCCTGATATTGTCTACAAATGGTCTTGGCTTCTTTTGTTTAACATATCAAAATGTGTAGTTATGCATTATGGCCGcaataacaaaaactatttatataatttaaacagtATTCAATTAACGGAGTCAGATACAGAAAGAGATTTTGGAGTACTTTTCAATACAAacctaaaatggaaaaatttagTGACTAATGCTTCTAACATAGCAAATCAAGTGCTTGGTTGTATCAAAAAATcgtttgtttatttcaattataaattactttgttttctttgtaataGTTTTATTCGTCCATCACTAGAGTTTGCAGTTTCGGCATGGTCTCCATCTCTTATATCGGATTGTGAGTATATCGAAAGAACCCATCACAAACCTACTAAACTAGTATCATCAATCAGAAATCTATCCTATATAAAAAGACTCGAAGAATTAAACATGACTACACCAATAGAACGGAGACAAAGAGGAGATCTAATACAATTGTTCAATATTGTGAATAATATTGACAAATTAGAAAAAGGCATTCGTTTTAAAATCGTTTACAATCATACGAGAGGTCACTGCTTTAAAATTTCCAAGGAAATGACAAAACATAAGCACAGAGAAAACTTCTTCTTTAATCGAGTAGCAAATTTATGGAACTCTCTGCcagaaaaagttgttaaatcgCTTTTAGTCAACAGCTTTAAAACAGCAATCGATTGCTGA